The genomic segment TTCTTCTGCGGCGGCCACGCGATCGGCGGCGGCACGGCCTGCCAGGGCGGGGACCAAGGCGAATTCATCGACGCCGCGGTGCTCGCGTGGTTCGACCGGTACATCCGCGGGAATGCCGCGAGCGACACCGGCGCCGCGATCGACTACCAGCTCCAGGACGGCACGTTCGCGAGCGCTTCGGCGCTGCCGACGACCGCCTTCCCGGTGAGCGGATCCGGCACGCTCGTCAACACGATCGTTCCGACGAGCGGCACGCCGCTGCAGGCCGGCCCGGCGCCGGACGGTTTCCGCATCCCCGTTCCTATCCCGCCGGGCGCGCATCTGCTCGGCATCCCAACGGCCACCGTGTCGGTGACCGGGATCGGGCCCGACGCGGCGCTCTTCATCAAGCTGATCGACCTGAGCTCGGGTGAGGCGATCGCGATCGACGATCAGGTCGCGCCCCTTCGCGTGAAGAATCTGTCGAACACAGCTCAGACGTTCACGGTCGACCTGACGTCGGTCGCCTGGGCCGTCTTGCCGGGGCACACCATCGCCGTGGAGGTCTCGCCCACCTCGCTCGACCATTCGTCGATCCGGACGCCGTTCGTGGCCCAAGTCCAGATGACGGTGACCGTTCCGTTCCGCGGCGGCGGCGCCGTGATCGGCGCCGGCTAGAACTCCCAGTACTCCTCGGTCAGGCGGCCTTCGATCGCGCGGATGTTGCCGCGCGCACACGCCGGGCAGAGGTACTCGACGCGGCGACCCTCGATGCCGGCCGACCAGCCGGCCGGGAGGCCGCCCTGGGCGCAGGCTTCCGTCCGCCCGCAACGGGAGCACGCCCGGGTGAACGCGGCCTTCTTCGCCTTAGCGGGCGGCCGCTTCGTCGGCTTCGGCCGCTTCTTCGAGGCAGCTCTCGAGGGCTTCTTCGGGGGCACGGGGCTACCTTACCGGGCGGCTTCCCGGCCTCCTGCGGTGGGGGGTGGCCTCCCCCATCTTCACAGGCGGCCACCCTAGGCGCGGAGCACCCCGAGCCCTATTGTTCGGGGCGTACCGGGGATCAAGGGGGTCGTCATGGCAGCTCGGAGCACTAAGAAGACCAAGAAGATGGGGCGGTTCTCACGGCGACTGGCTCGCCTCGAGCGGCGCTCCCTCCGCATCCTGATGGTCCCGGTGGTCTTGATCGCACAGCGGCGCATGATGCGCGGCCTCGAGCGGATGGCCTGACCGCTCCTACCGCTTCCGCAGCAGATCCACGATCAGCCCGAAAACGAGCCCCGCCCCGACGCTCACGCCGGTGACCGGAAGCCAGGTCGGCACCCCGTCCGCGGTGCTCGCGATCGCAGCCCCTCCGATGGTCGCCGCCGCACCGAAGGACAACGCGAGACGGCGCCCGGCCGATCGGATCGAGTCCTCGAGGCGCTCGGTCCCGCGGAATTGCACCTGCAAGCGCCCGCCCTTCGCCGCACCCATGAGGTTCTCGAGCGCGAGGAAGATCCGGCCCATTCGGGCCTGGACCTTCGACATCTCGTAGAGCATCTTGCCGGGCGCCACTCGGGCACGAACCTTTCCCAGGATGTGACGAAACATGTACTGCCCGGCAACCGCGAACGGGTCCAGCGTCGGGTCGAGCTCCGCCGCGGCGAGCTGCATCTGCGCGAGCGCCTTCGCGGTCAACGCCATGGAAGCCGGCAGCCGGACGTCGTGCTTGAGCGCGACCGCGGTCAGCTCGGTGAGCAGCGGGCCGAGCTCGATCTCTTTGAGCGAGAGGTTGCGGTGCTTCTCCATGATTCTGCCGAGATCGGCGACGAACGCTTCGTTGATCCCCGCGCTGCTCGTGTCGTCGTCCTGCTCGGCGAGCGCCAGGATCGCTTCGGCGGCGAACTGCTGATCCTCCTGCCACAGCGCCATCACGAGCATCAGCAAAGAGTCGCGCAGCCCGGCGTCGAGCTCGCCGACCATCCCGAAGTCGATGAAGTAGATCTTGTCGTCCCGCCAGATCATGTTCCCCGGGTGCGGGTCGGCGTGGAAGAAGCCTTCGCTCAGGACCTGGCGGTAGTACGACTCGAGGAGCTGACGCGCCGCCTCCCGGCGCTCGGTCCCTTCCGGTGCGTTGCGCAGGCCGACGCCGTCGATGTCTTCCATCACCAGCAGGCGAGGGGTCGTAAACACGTCGTACACCTTCGGCACTTCCAGCCGCGAGAACGGCTCGAGGATCTGGCTCATGCGCGCGATGTTGGACGCTTCTCCGCGGAAGTCGAGCTCGCGGCGGAGCCCTTCGGAGAGGTGCTCGACGATCGCGGGAACGTCGATCATGCGGCGGAACTGACTGCGGTGCTCGGTCGCCTCCGAGAACACTTTCAAGAGCTCGAGGTCGGTGGTGATCTCGTCTTCCGCCCGCGGCCGCTGAACCTTGACGACCACCCGTTCGCCGTCCTCGAGCACCGCGCGATGCACCTGCGCGATCGTCCCGGCGGCGAGGGGCGTGGGATCGATGGACGCGAACGCGTCCTCCCACGGCACGCGCAGCTCTTCCTCGATGACGCCGACGACCTCCTCCTCGGTCAGCGGCGTCACGTTCTGCTGCAAGGTGGCGAGCTCCTGGATGAACGCCGGCGGCAGCAGGTCGGGCCGCGTCGACAAGATCTGTCCGAGCTTGGAGAACGTCGGCCCGAGCTCTTGAAGGGCGTCGCGGAACTTCCGCGCCCGTTCGTGCACGGCTTCGACGTTGCCCGAAGCCTCGGCCTCCTTGCCGAAGAAGTCGCCCAGCCCGTTCCGCGCCATGACGGTGGCGATCCGGCTTGCCCGGCGGATCAGCGTGCCCGGGGCTTGCTCGTGCTCGAGCGGATCGGAGGTCTGAACCATCAGCGCTTGGACCGCCGCTTCCAGGCATCGTCGCGCGTGTCGACGATGATCACCGTGCAGGGCGCGTTGTGAGAAACCCGGTTGGGGATGTTGGACATCAGGAATTGCTTGCGCTCGCTCATCCCGTAGTTGCCGAGCACGATCGCGTCGATGTCGGCCTCCTCCGCGTAGGCACAGATCGCCTCGTCGGGCCGCTCATGGGCGAGGATCACGAGCTTGGCTTTGGCGCGATCGGCTTGTTCGCGCACGGGTTCGGGAGCTTCGCCGCCGTCCCCGCGGATGTGGACGAGC from the Actinomycetota bacterium genome contains:
- a CDS encoding AarF/UbiB family protein; translated protein: MVQTSDPLEHEQAPGTLIRRASRIATVMARNGLGDFFGKEAEASGNVEAVHERARKFRDALQELGPTFSKLGQILSTRPDLLPPAFIQELATLQQNVTPLTEEEVVGVIEEELRVPWEDAFASIDPTPLAAGTIAQVHRAVLEDGERVVVKVQRPRAEDEITTDLELLKVFSEATEHRSQFRRMIDVPAIVEHLSEGLRRELDFRGEASNIARMSQILEPFSRLEVPKVYDVFTTPRLLVMEDIDGVGLRNAPEGTERREAARQLLESYYRQVLSEGFFHADPHPGNMIWRDDKIYFIDFGMVGELDAGLRDSLLMLVMALWQEDQQFAAEAILALAEQDDDTSSAGINEAFVADLGRIMEKHRNLSLKEIELGPLLTELTAVALKHDVRLPASMALTAKALAQMQLAAAELDPTLDPFAVAGQYMFRHILGKVRARVAPGKMLYEMSKVQARMGRIFLALENLMGAAKGGRLQVQFRGTERLEDSIRSAGRRLALSFGAAATIGGAAIASTADGVPTWLPVTGVSVGAGLVFGLIVDLLRKR
- a CDS encoding universal stress protein, yielding MLRKIMATTDGSERAYRAVSFAASLAEKFGAGLSLVHIRGDGGEAPEPVREQADRAKAKLVILAHERPDEAICAYAEEADIDAIVLGNYGMSERKQFLMSNIPNRVSHNAPCTVIIVDTRDDAWKRRSKR